CCGCGCCGCCGCTGCCCCCGCCGCTCGCCAGGTGCCGCCGCGCCAGCAGGTAGTTCTTCAGATCGCCGTAGAGCATGAACTCCATCACCGTGCACACCGGTTCCGTCTTGGTGACCACCCCGAGCAGCCGCACCACGTTCTTGTGCTCGAAGCGCTTCATCGCCTCCGCCTCGGACAGGAAGTCGAGTTTCTCTTCGGTGCTGGCGCCGGCCTTCAACGTTTTCACTGCAACAGCGGTCCAGCCGCGGTCCTCGGCCAGCAGCGCGTGTCCGCCGTACACAGTGCCGAACGCCCCGGTGCCGAGCTTACGGTTTATGACGACGCGCTCGCGCGGCACCTCCCAGCGGTCGAGTCCGCCCGGCTTGGGACACACCGGCCGCATACCCAGTTCCGAAaggcgcgcgcgcagctcccgCTCGGCGCGGCGCTTGCAGTGCCATGCACCGCCAGCCAGCGCCGCCACCGCCAGCGCCAGCGCTGCCGTCGCCACCGCCACGAACGCGACACGACAATCTGCGCGCAACAGATCCGCTAGAGGTTGCAAAGTGCAACGCTCGCCGCCATCGTCGGGCGCGCGTCCATCGCTCGTTGCCCAGCGCACCTCCCCCTCGCCGCCCGCCAACGCCAGTGCGCCTCCGCGCCAACTGCCCACTGCCCCCGCGCTTCCGTTGTGCCACTGCTGCAACACGAGCGCGTCCGCACGCACTCGAGCTTCCCCCGCCTGTGCCCATTCGAACACACCGGTCAGCCCTTTGTAACCGGATTTGGTGGCGTCTGCGACTAGAGACCTGAGACATGAGCAGAAACATTGCTTGTAATAGGCATTTTTGTGAATAGAgaagttgtatattttttttatttttggtttgaaTAAATTTCTTGTAGAATAGATTATGAGTACattaaagactagcttttgctcgcagcttcgcccgcgtgaaggagttttccgggataatcgtcccgctatatattttcctaggatagaaagtagtctaatACCTTCTCAGGGTCAACTATCTCCGtacgaaatttcataaaaatccgttcagtagattttgagaaaaacgaTAACATACTGACAGACAGAAATGGCttactattttggtcatagtggcatCAGcatccacataaaaggtagatatatgctgtcgcagacttttatttagaattatttaagaCCAACAATTCTACGGtacattatctttgtttaactccaacggtttaggcagcgtcgccaagatagcaatttgtTTCCGACTTGATGTGTTTCGTcatattattaccaaattacacaaatcattataaattgtagcctatgtattattctgatgtataaccaatattactgtaaggTTCGTCCAAATCCGTACAgtagttttttttgtgaaagaggaacaaacatacatacattcatccatcctcacaaacattcgcatttataatattagtaggatatatgACTTGTTTTGTATCCGCAATTATTATTACTCAACATCGGCGAAATAACCAATAGACAAACAGTGGAAGCCATCGTATAAAATAAGGAgcatattaaaaactatatataatatcagccctatattatatattgtcccactgttgggcacgggcctcctctactactgagagggaataggccttagtccaccacgctggcctagtgcggattggtagacttcacacaccctcgattaattcctaatagagaatttctcaggtatacaggtttcctcacgatgtttttcttcaccgttaaagcatgcgataattcacaaagaatacatacataatttttttgaaaagtcagaggtgtgttcccttgggatttgaacatgcggacattcgtctcggcagtcacaTCTGTTCTGTAACTACCTATATTTGTTTCGTTACttgaattcataatatatattcataagttttaacttatgagatattttttgaataaatacattaatgttcctaaaaaaaaaatgcacaatCCATCAACATCAAGACATCATAACAATGCCACCatccccccgaggcaattcttgtgcgcttggtctccacaccaaatgcatgCCCATGCACGGGGCAACATTTaccgcgaccctaggcgcacagctcgTGTGTATATCTGATGGTTGCTAAATTCACAGTGAGGTCtgtaagggttcgtgaacaatTCCCTTCCcttcccttccaaccatcctagtaactcctactccttcctcttctcttccttcgttctatcccctcccttcttcctcccgggccctaagatCGTCTAGCTGTAGGCTACCGagcctccagtgatagcggtagggcctaccaactcatcatggggctgccgtggttgctaagccggggaaccgcttgtacaccgttagcatgGTACCCCGGTGATAACCGCGGCagttacccaaaaaaaaaaacaatcccaCCGATGTtctgagaaaaaaaattacaaccatATCAAGACTAACTCTCGGTAGATTTAGAATCTGCTTTCATGAACCCAATTAACATTTTAGTCAATAAATGCAATTAATTATCGTAATTAAAGAATTGATACCCTTACAACTACTTTTAATATAACCTTACTTTCAATTCGTAATTGTTgctaaaatcaatataaaacgtCACTTCTACCACATGTCTGAAAACAAAGGATTTCACTTAGTGTGTCCTACCTGTCATGCCCTACGGTGCCGAGAcgtggacgctcacagtacCGCTGGTATACCAATTCAAAGTCGCTGAGCGAGgtatggaacgtgctatgctcggagtttctgTCAAGGATAAACTTTGTAACGAGATCATCCGTCAGAGAATCAAAGTCACACACTaagcacacaggattagcaaactgaagtggtAGTAGGCAAGGTATTTCTGTCAAAGAACTGATAACCGATGGAGTATACGatttcttgagtggagaccacgactCGGCAAGCGAAGTGTaagacgccctccagctaggtggactGACGATCTGCAAAAGGTCGCTGGCAAGTTGCAAAAACTTAacgcgacaggccgaagacagggtaaaatagCGCATATGGGAGGAAgtttatgtccagcagtggacaaagatataggctgatgatgatctTCCCTATTGTAATCGATTCCAAAAGATACTCACTCAGCAATGTCTCTACGGTGCAGGTCGTCGAGGGCGGCGGGCCGCGCCTCGAGAAGACTGCGCAGCGCCGCCGCCCATACACGAAGCGCGTCGTACAGCAGCGCAGCGTGCGCAGAGGGCTCACGACAGTTGCCCGCCGGACGCGGGATGCGAGAGCAGATAGCTCGCCAGCGCTCAACCCACGACCGATGCTCGTTCGCGGCGGCAATGCTCCAGCCGGCTAACCACTCAGGCGCCACGGAGAAATGCCCCTCGGCGACTCGTTCTAGATCTTCGCGAGAACAGGTGTGACGGTCGGTGGGCGCGGGGTACAACCAGTGTGGAGGCAACGCGGCGGGCAGTAACCACACGGCGCCCGCCGCCGGTACCAACCCAGCGCGCGCGCCTGCGCACAGCGCTGTGCGCACCACGCGCGCGTCCTCCGCGCACACCAGCACCACGCGGCCCTGCTCACGCGCCACCCGCTCCGCCCACTGCGACATGGTCACAATATTCTAACTTACATCTCGCTACTTACTATACCGCTTTGCATCcgaaatttgttattataatattgtatcttTCCTGTGCGAAATCAATCCCCGAAAGCCGTTCTGGTAGGCTTTCTTGGGAATACAattccaacacgtagaggctcctttaagatatattaattCAATTGGGGTATGTACACCTTGCAGGCACTCTCTCTtgttctctctctctctctctctctctgtgtaTACATATggtataaacacacacacacgcagTGTAAGGACTATTACCTATTACAtacgaattatatttatttgatgagtGGGATTTTCTTGGACTGATCGTTAGGCTATTCATTGACACAACGGTACGCCTGCCACCTAAAATGTCGCAATCTTTTAAATTCCAAATCAGATGGTGATTTGCCCCTTACTAGGTGGGTATCTCAAGCCGCGTATGCTAAGGACGAAACATTTTTGTAGGTGGCTGAagggcagtggcgaagggtctatataactcACTTTCTGcaggcttccctttcgtaacttatgtaaagtCAAATTTttattggaacgatttgcagaccgcattatGCTTGTTAGTAGTTATTTTATGTTGTGTCAGGTTTTACCATTATGGAGTCCCGGAGCGGTTTTTGTCATTATGAcacagattgagcacttccataTTGGAGCTCAAGTTCTTAGTTCTAGCGACTCCCAACTCAGCCCGGCCAGTTATGACAAGGAAAGTGTCAGTGGTCTAaattagcccccacggaatcgaAGTACGCGGTATCGCCACTCACCGTTGGCCCGCCTATAAGCTTCCCCTatatggttattattattattgccacTTACCTCCGTGATGAGATCCATATTGACTTCCTCGGCGTCATCCGTGAGCTCCACGTGGATGATGACGTTGGCGCGCAAGCGTGTAGTGTCAAGTGTGGGGCGCGTAGCCAGCTCACTGAGCACCGCCACCCTGCGCCAGCCGAAATGAGCGAGCAGCGACGCCCATGCGTCTGCGTATATTCGCGCATCGCCTGCCGCCAGCACGGCGAGCCGGCCCGCCGCGCCTGTAGGCGGTGCCTGCGCGGTGTACGCGAGCACCGGCAACGCCAGCGCAGGACTCTGTCTCGCTATATCCGCGAAAGCTGCACCGCACGCGGGCCCTGCGACGGCTGACAGCGCTCCGTACTCCGTACCCAACGCGTCTGTCAAGTATTTGAAGGCGGGCGTCGCGGCACACCCGTCGTCAACGAGTTCCGTTTTGAAGCGAACCCTATCGCGATGGTCGCGCAAGTCCCGCTCGGCGAGTTCGGCGGCGGCTCTCAGCGCGCGCACTTCGAACGCGTCGCGGCTGGTGGTGGCGGGCACCATCACCGCAACGCGCACCTCGCCCGGCGGCCCCGCCCAACCAGGCCTCGCGGCGACAAACTCTCGGGCTGCCACCTCAGCGCCCACAGTCGACGCGCGCATTTGTAGTTCTCGTATATCGGATTCATTCAGTTCAAGTCTTCCGAGCATTCGGTACGCGCTCGGCGAGTGAGCCAATGCACGGGCGTTGACAAGTTTGACAAGGCGCCGGGATTCGAACGGACAATCTGTTTGGGTGCACGGTGGTGGCGCCAATGGGCGGACGGTGAGCGGCTTAAAGTCGCGTGCCTCGAGTGCGCGCCCACATACCAGCACGGGACGTGTAGCGGACAGTGCGAGGGCTGCCCGCAGCAAATGCGCGCCGAGCACTGCGACATGCGCGCGCAGGCTCCAGCGACAGACGACCTCCGCCAGCAGCGCCGCCTCGCCTTCGTCGTCTGTGAGGATGGTCGCCCCGGCCCCGGCCGTCCCGTCGTCCGATGCACACGAGCGTCCCGCCGAACACGTTGAATTATTGTCGGAAGCAACACAATAGTATCTGCAACGTAGTTCAACAATGCTAAatttaaccaaaaataaataattacctcagaactcagtCATTCATGAAACAGCTTAGAACATcccctttttatttaatagcatATCTACCAGACTCTAGATATGTAAGTACTTACTGCGGGTTCCCATCgatattgttttgttgtaaAATGGTGATCAGATGATGTTGACTGAGCCGGTAGAGCGCGGCGAGCTGTTCGTCGGCGAAGTCCAGCAGGGAGCGCGCCGGCGGGGCGGTGGCGAAGCACGCGCGGCGGGAGGGCGGCGCCGCCGCGCCTACCTCCTCGAGCCCCGCGTCCCGCAGCAGCGGCGCAGGCGGCGGCCGGGACCCTACTGGCACCAGAGCTGCGTGCACCGCGCCGCGCACCAGCGTGCGCAGTGTGGCGTTCACACATGCGGCGGAGTCAGGGCGCGCGCActcggcgggcggcggcgcggcgcgagcCCGCACGCCGGCGCGCTCCAGTGCGGCGCATACCACCGCTGCTACCACACCGCTGCCCGCGCCCTCAAACGTCACCGCACTGACCACCACCGGAAGCACGTCACCATCCCCTGCGCGTCGGTACAAATAATATCCTTATAGAGTTTATTCTTTCCGTATTTTATGATTAGAGTATTGTCGTCAGCAAAAAATACTTGGGGTAAAACACGTGTTTtggaaagtaattaatttaaattaaaattaacggaGGTCCAAGCACGTTGTCTTATGGAACAACGTGTGAGATATGCATTAAGAACTTGTGAAATATATGTTCCTGTTCGCTATTTTTGGATATATTTGTTCTAAAACGTTAActcatgaattaaaataatattatacttggTGAGGTAGGAATACAATATAGATCgatcaataatgttttataaatactttggACATTACAGGAATAAGAACAATCGGTCTatacataattacaaatatcaGTGCGGTCATTTTTGAATAAGGTCTTGATAATTGTTGGTTTAGGTAAGTGTTATACCTGCGATATGTACCGCAGTGGCATTCTTAGGTGTGGCCGCTGTCGCCGTCACCGCGGTGACTGCCGCCGCCAGCAGCACCAGCGCGGCGGCGAGGGGGACGAggacggcggcggcgggcgcgggggcgGGGGTGCGCGACCGACGGGGCACCTGCAACTGAGTACAGAAGGCATTTGTGAGTATTCCACCATACAGATTGGGGGCTTTAGCAATATTCAATAAACTGCGGTAGATATGTGTACCTACTGGCTTCCTTTTCCCTCATGGGCTCATGTAAGCACCGTTAAGCGACTGATTTataaatgcataatatatttgtggAAGTGATTACATGTTTGTTGGGCATGAACGCAGTAACCACtggatttggatgatatttgacCTACATATAGACAATGACGAAGATGAGGATACAGACTACATTTTATCTTGGTCATTTGCCCCCATTGTTAataagtatttgaatttttagtATGATTTCTTAAGTAAGTACTGTAATACTTGGATGGGACGTCGTCGTGCAGACGGCGCGGCGATGCGGACGACTACACTGGTTTAGAGATGTCTGTAGCAGAAAGggcttttcacgcaggcgacataaataaaaataccaactaAGTACTTCCGGCGTAGCTTGCATTAATCTTATGAGCGATTCAAAATACAATGCCGGATATGTTATTGAGATTTTAGGTGATATATCTATCGAATTTCTTACGCTCTTCATCCCTGAAGGCAGAGGTACAACCATGATGTGACAGAGgtgagcccatcgccatatcgggcactaattccagaccaCGGACTGATAGTGCAAAAAAACCCgatgtcactttgcccgacccgtaACCCgtgtttacaatttacaacaCGAGACTTCAGAGGATAACTCAATTACCAATTGTTTAAGTAAATACAAATAAGTAGGCAgctctaaattttattaaaattaaatattgcaattgtaaacataaaaatattcgtacTAAATGAAAATTGACCGACAATAACTAGTCGCTACGTAAGCAATCTAAGAGCGTGTTGGGATTTTCGTTTCTCAAAAAAACTTTAACGAACTGTAAcaatgttatgaataaaatcaCAGTTATGAGAATTAGAAAGGCGCGAGTGAGACACTGTCGGCACCGTGCTCACACGTCAGGACACTAGCGGAGACTCGCCGGCCGGAGGTCGAGCTCGACGAGAGACGAGCACACACGCGCACACTGCAAGTGTAGGTGAATGTCGCGGAACCTAGTGTAGATAACCATTAACctgtaatatgtatagataataccTGTGGTAATACTATCTATACATACACTATGTAATAAAACAGCTGAATCCGTTATGTCTGTATATTGAAAGAATAGTCAGAGAATGAAAAGAGTTAGAGATGTTAGGAAGGCGTGTCCTCCAAATTGACCCTTAACATAAAAATGCATTAAACGAGTATGTTAACTATCgacatttaagtaaatattcttTGTTTCTTATCTTATTGAAAGACagttttgtgttaaaaaaatcaattacaaGGCCAAGGCCTATAAAAACACcaacaattaaaaatgtatggaaaaaataacatgattttagaaaatgataataatattttatgatctaGCATAATATTTGGCAACGACCTGaaccttttataaattataatattattatgtcttaatcctactaatattataaatgcgaaagtttgtgaggatggatgtatgtatgtttgttcctgtttcacgaaaaaactactgaaaggctttggatgaaactttacagtaatattgattatacatcagaataacacataggttacaatttataatgattttgtgtaatttggtcataatataacgatacatatcaagtaggtcagaataaaaaaatatcggaaAATccgtcacgcgggcgaagttgcgagcaaaagttagaaATGTTGTAATGCAATGTCGAACACGTCATGTTATTGCAGCAGTTTAAAATGATGCATTgcactttcttttatttaagtaattaagtttaattcttaaaaaatatgtatgtccgCCGACCGGTCTACTCTCTGACACATTACAGAAAAAGTTAAGTACCTACAGTTATTTTCATAATGGCAATGCCTAAGGAAAAAATGCATCGGTGCTTTCTCCATTTTTCCACGTTTTAATTGGGAGTTATTTGGtggttttacaaaatatatttttttaaattgggtTATGTTAGAAACTGGGTTATCTTCGGTCCCACTACCTTATACGTAATATATCCAACAGGGCGAATTCTTTATCTCGTAGGTAGGCGTAGGTAATTACGTAGTAATTATACTTTAGTGGTGGTTCAAGTGTGGCGTCATTGTGTAAGCGCACTGCGCAGTAGAGTCGGCGCGGTGTGCTCAGCTGTGCGCGACCGGCGCAGTGCGGCCGCGGGCGGCCTCGTGACGTGTCAGTGTCAGCCGACGTCACTCGCACTACTCTCCACTACGAgtgtgttgtttgtttttattttgatactaGGCAATACATAGACACTATTGGCTACAGTGCTCGTGAGTTCGGTTGGTCGTGCGAGGGCGGGAGCGCAGCGCGCGCCACCGTGCCCGTCCCCAATgtcgaaataaataattctgttacgacatttttaaaatgaaaacacgTCGTACGCGGCGGTCACTCCTAGCAGCTCGGCGGCAGTTCTATTTAAAAagcgtattaaaatatatttaaataaacgataCACCGATGATCACTAAAAACCGATTTGTTTCCGTGCCACATAAATAGGTTTTTCTGTTAGACATTATTTATGACCATCAATTGAAGACGCACCTGTCCACCACCGTGGTCGCACATGGGGACGAGCGCCACCAGCCGCGGCTGTGGCCGGGCCCTCCCCGGTGCCGCTCGCCGCAAACAAGgaaacacacacgcacacgaACACACGCACTATTTAGACAGCACGACGCAGCCGGGAGATAGCTGTTGTTAGTTAATCATTAGATGGGACCGGACACTTAGCTCGTTGCGATATATAAGACGTAGAAAGGCAGCAcgagcggcgcgcgcgcactCAGCTCCGGAGGCGCGATGACTGGCGGCGGATGAgcggcggcgcggtgcggcCCGACCCGCGAGCGAGCCCGCAGGCCCGGCGCCACTCGCTACTCGCGACGCTGGCGCCAGTTAAATATAAAGCGCTAAGGAGCGCTTGGGCCGCGCGAGCTGCTCTGCATCATCATTCCACCACCTGCTGCTGCATTGCTTGCTTGTAAGAACCTTTCGACCGGTGCTGATTGAAAGATTAGTACTTACATCGAAGTTTGTCTCGTCGTAACTTCCACCGCCGTCCACAACGTATACCTATAACGAACACCCTGCTGATCTGACACAAAGcgagtaattttaatattacagcCTACCAAATAGCACAGTCTTCACTGTTCAGCAGAATAAGTGACCGCTCCTTTAGATAGACGCTCGTCGTAATACATATTCCTAAATTATGCAACCAACCCTTTCAGGTACCAAATGAGTAATGAATCTTCAATTGTCGTATCTTCTGCGGCCTTTCTACTAAGATATCTCACATAATGTCTCCATACATTAAGGTACGTTAATCCGACCTTAAAAGTGGAAGAAAATAAAGAACTTGGATCTTagatatatgtatgtacgtgGTCTGTAAAGGCCGCGTCGATAATTGCAAAAacttaagtaagtacttaattattgatCTGTTTCGTGTAGCCGGTAGCGTCTAGCGACTAGCAGTGTTGCGTTTGGTTGTGAGTTGTGATTGTTGTGAGCGGCCGTTACCGCTCTGGTGCCGGTGTTGCGTCTCTCCGCAGATATCTCCTCATTATCATACCCGATCCATACCCACTGAGcggaaatgtataaataatctatttattatgcaattatGTTGGTTATATTTTCGGTGTTCCGCGTTGTTTGGTCTTTCTATGACagacattttttgttttatataagtaatatactgAATGAGGAGGTGAGTCGGTCGCTCGATGGTAAGCCTCACACCTGCTCATAAACACAAGTAACGCTGAcgaaaactataaattgcaaagTAGATAACTTCTGCGGTCTGAAAAGCAATATCTATCTATCAAGATAGTTTTAAATCCTAACGCTCAGTAGTGACATCGGTTTTGATTACGCGATGAGCTGTAGAGGCAATCTTACGGCTCTGCAGTCTACGGCTTAGAATAGAGTTCCAGATCGTTCCCTGTTACAGCAAGTGCTAAGCTCACTGAACCACAGTGGAGACTTCTTAACGCATCCCTTGCTCTTGCAGATAATGAATTAACAAACAGTGCGTTATGTTTCGCGCGGCTCAGTGCGCGGCGGCACGGTATTAGCCACTGTGCTGTCTCCACTAACAGGTTTACCCAAAATAAAGGTAATGTAGACCTTCAATGCATTATACTTTCGACTTGTAGAAGGTGCGATGTTGTCACGTAACGCAGGCGGGGCCGACGTCAATTGCCCTAATTATGTCCAAGGCATTGTCTCATTGGTATATACTACATAGTAGGCATAGAATGACAGAATTATGCGAGAGTATCTTCAGTGTGCGGCGGGGAACAAACCTCCCCTAATATAGTGTTTTCATTTTGTTGTTGCTACACTTCTTAAAGGCTGACTAATAATTATCTAACTAAGCAATATTAAAAGCCATTTTTACGACTTGATTACATATCGTTGAAAGTtcataagaataattttatgaaacttacccaatattattatgtaaataacttataaatgttATGACACTGCTAATAGATACCTACGTGTATATACATGATACTACGTTTAATTAGagaaatatataactatatatccAAATAGGTCCAGCAGTTTAGAAGGGTAAAGTAAGTTTAACCAATGCACATATAGTATatagctcgcggcttcgcccacgtatCAGAATTATCCGGGATAAAATGCTCGGGATAGAAAGTCCTTCCCAGGTTCTTAAACTATGGACATatcaaatatcatcaaaatccgttattAGTATTGAGTCAATCACGTTCAGACAGGCcgacagacgcggcgggggacCTTTGTTACATGAtagattttttagaactttttaagaggaacaattctgtcatacatcATTGATGTccaactttaatcgtttacgcagtgcacgcaacggaagctctcaaatgGAATCCATTTTCCTcgtttttacattttcaattgATACTTTACttctattggttatagcgtgatgttattaTAGCCTATAGTCTTCTTCATTAAATGGGCtattaaagcatatttttttttcaattccaaccagtagatcctgagattagcgcgttcaataaaacaaactcttcggccttatataacagtataaattaaaattaaaaagaaccCGTTGTTGATACTCATAGGGGAGTCCTATAGCATTTCAATATGAGagtaatacttattatgtaaGGGTGTATGTGTTGTCATTAATGTAGTGATGAATGGCACATGAATGGATGGCTCATTATGAGTAGAAGCGAGGCCATTGCTTTGGCTGTCGCGCCGTGTCGCCTCCTCGCGTCCCCTGCCCGACCGTTACGTGTTCATCCTGATTTACCTGCCTTCCATTGTCGCATTTCATTCTCACCGAATTCCGCTTAGTATACGTGCCTACTTAAAAGTTCTAGtcatatacaatatatacctatCCGTACACCGAGGCATGTCTAAGAATTAGCAAGCTTTATAAATTCTACTCGCCCTCGTCGTTTAGTTTCCTTTTGTGTTTGATTGCTGACTGGCTTTTTCCCGCGACTCTGCCTGCGTGACAACGATTTTCCCcccataaatattttctaaagataaaaagtagcctatagcactcaggacgCAGGAGTAAATAATTTcctattattaatgaaaaataaacaaaatccgttcagtagttccagctattagcccctacaaaaatacaatacaaactcacaaactttaccactt
This DNA window, taken from Manduca sexta isolate Smith_Timp_Sample1 chromosome 23, JHU_Msex_v1.0, whole genome shotgun sequence, encodes the following:
- the LOC115448496 gene encoding uncharacterized protein LOC115448496, with product MCDHGGGQLQVPRRSRTPAPAPAAAVLVPLAAALVLLAAAVTAVTATAATPKNATAVHIAGDGDVLPVVVSAVTFEGAGSGVVAAVVCAALERAGVRARAAPPPAECARPDSAACVNATLRTLVRGAVHAALVPVGSRPPPAPLLRDAGLEEVGAAAPPSRRACFATAPPARSLLDFADEQLAALYRLSQHHLITILQQNNIDGNPQYYCVASDNNSTCSAGRSCASDDGTAGAGATILTDDEGEAALLAEVVCRWSLRAHVAVLGAHLLRAALALSATRPVLVCGRALEARDFKPLTVRPLAPPPCTQTDCPFESRRLVKLVNARALAHSPSAYRMLGRLELNESDIRELQMRASTVGAEVAAREFVAARPGWAGPPGEVRVAVMVPATTSRDAFEVRALRAAAELAERDLRDHRDRVRFKTELVDDGCAATPAFKYLTDALGTEYGALSAVAGPACGAAFADIARQSPALALPVLAYTAQAPPTGAAGRLAVLAAGDARIYADAWASLLAHFGWRRVAVLSELATRPTLDTTRLRANVIIHVELTDDAEEVNMDLITEWAERVAREQGRVVLVCAEDARVVRTALCAGARAGLVPAAGAVWLLPAALPPHWLYPAPTDRHTCSREDLERVAEGHFSVAPEWLAGWSIAAANEHRSWVERWRAICSRIPRPAGNCREPSAHAALLYDALRVWAAALRSLLEARPAALDDLHRRDIAESLVADATKSGYKGLTGVFEWAQAGEARVRADALVLQQWHNGSAGAVGSWRGGALALAGGEGEVRWATSDGRAPDDGGERCTLQPLADLLRADCRVAFVAVATAALALAVAALAGGAWHCKRRAERELRARLSELGMRPVCPKPGGLDRWEVPRERVVINRKLGTGAFGTVYGGHALLAEDRGWTAVAVKTLKAGASTEEKLDFLSEAEAMKRFEHKNVVRLLGVVTKTEPVCTVMEFMLYGDLKNYLLARRHLASGGGSGGAGDEVSAARLTAMALDVARALSYLAQLRYVHRDVAARNCLVSATRVVKLADFGMTRLVFENDYYRFSRKGMLPVRWMAPESLALGVFSPASDVWSFGVLLYEIVTFGALPFQGLSNSEVLQRVKAGHTLELPAGLKPQLEGLIKSCWQQERRARPGAAEVAAFLADSPRLLAPCVDVPLDALPLELAPRDRADARWLSWAAPASATTDTTYLSAEAAPRDTDSFLP